A genome region from Tenrec ecaudatus isolate mTenEca1 chromosome 13, mTenEca1.hap1, whole genome shotgun sequence includes the following:
- the RTP5 gene encoding receptor-transporting protein 5 — MEQAGAAAWAATFSQLMAESKPQDTWLLLPEGSLVAGRLDRGCSQYRLKGLARLQCCRCPWGWGSAHVQILFLVSWDEASRQGLVKMRVWGQRCRLCPRGSRSDCEVSPPSVRPFLNKLALHVLRKVYGESPGPEQRPALYAKAPGHAARPCEACALGVCFLQKVPGMVLSPRAIRGSYTMYSGVGLTITASRGAGSALRHTQLLALGGGPTVRRPRGGGPFALHKGCFTVPLSVSDFIRNPLTDSSHFFSKGEGVITIPFSLADDKKDPGPVAGIGHVPARDSSGPAAHTIGKGSLCLSANSLAIPEGRGLPVNIKDPVFHGEGLLISNVEAKGFELKGFIFKGKGSISDPVDVAKVQGLATPAARSPLPVSYIIGLMANGEGSITFPLSFTNIIKDKDSFASVSEGKGKEGGSDGPTTAGQHTLLEANAHGTPTADEGALTFPFIFTEGFKDKDGRLSLTQGPAAAADGSLLESSAGPLLAPSVSDAEGKGSSAAVTQDEGEEGGSPGGPVPNVPKDNSQDKELPMDIIEDEGPQEGGSSPAAPDHDPLLKASTGTFLTFSEGSITIPFSVFNTIKRKGPCTSASAPQGHGLLPPGLSKKKKRLRSRFSKSSCGPPRDEDFCPAIPCRGLYVEPYEDVWIWVSMTVCVLWLMCMYKLSPGIFQQQA, encoded by the exons ATGGAGCAGGCTGGGGCCGCTGCGTGGGCTGCCACCTTCAGCCAGCTGATGGCTGAGTCCAAGCCCCAGGACACCTGGCTGCTGCTCCCCGAGGGCAGCCTGGTGGCTGGTCGCCTGGACCGCGGCTGCTCCCAGTACCGGCTGAAGGGGCTGGCGAG GCTGCAGTGCTGCCGCTGCCCGTGGGGGTGGGGCTCCGCGCATGTGCAGATCCTCTTCCTCGTGTCCTGGGACGAAGCGAGCCGTCAGGGGCTGGTGAAGATGCGCGTCTGGGGCCAGCGGTGCCGGCTGTGCCCCCGGGGCTCTCGCAGCGACTGCGAGGTCAGCCCTCCGAGCGTGCGCCCCTTCCTGAACAAGCTGGCCCTGCACGTACTGCGCAAGGTCTACGGCGAGAGCCCCGGCCCGGAGCAGCGCCCTGCGCTGTACGCCAAGGCGCCGGGCCACGCAGCCCGGCCCTGCGAGGCCTGCGCCCTGGGCGTCTGCTTCCTCCAGAAGGTGCCGGGCATGGTGCTCAGCCCCCGAGCCATCCGGGGCAGCTACACCATGTACAGCGGCGTGGGCCTCACCATCACCGCCTCCCGTGGCGCAGGCAGCGCCCTGCGCCACACGCAGCTGCTGGCCCTGGGCGGCGGGCCCACCGTCAGGCGGCCGAGGGGCGGCGGGCCCTTCGCCTTGCACAAGGGCTGCTTCACCGTCCCGCTGTCGGTGTCGGACTTCATCAGGAATCCGCTCACAGACAGCAGTCACTTCTTCAGCAAGGGCGAGGGGGTCATCACCATCCCCTTCTCTCTCGCTGATGACAAGAAGGATCCAGGTCCTGTCGCCGGCATCGGCCATGTCCCTGCCAGGGACAGCTCTGGCCCAGCCGCCCACACTATTGGCAAGGGCTCCCTCTGCCTCTCTGCCAACTCCTTGGCCATCCCTGAGGGCCGGGGGCTCCCGGTGAATATCAAGGACCCCGTCTTCCACGGCGAGGGTCTCCTGATCAGTAACGTCGAGGCCAAGGGCTTCGAGCTCAAGGGCTTCATCTTCAAAGGCAAGGGGTCCATATCTGACCCTGTTGATGTGGCCAAGGTCCAGGGCCTGGCCACCCCTGCTGCTAGGAGCCCCCTGCCCGTGTCCTACATCATCGGCCTCATGGCCAATGGGGAGGGTTCCATCACCTTCCCCCTGTCCTTCACCAACATCATCAAGGACAAGGACTCCTTCGCCAGCGTCTCTGAAGGGAAAGGCAAGGAGGGGGGCAGTGACGGCCCCACCACCGCTGGCCAGCACACCCTTCTGGAGGCCAACGCCCATGGCACCCCCACCGCCGACGAGGGTGCCCTCACCTTCCCTTTCATCTTCACTGAGGGCTTCAAGGACAAGGATGGGCGTCTCAGCCTGACCCAAGGTccggctgctgctgctgatggctCCCTTCTAGAGAGCAGCGCTGGGCCCCTCCTCGCTCCCTCTGTCAGTGACGCCGAGGGCAAGGGCTCTTCTGCCGCTGTCACCCAAGATGAAGGTGAGGAAGGTGGTAGTCCAGGGGGCCCTGTCCCCAATGTCCCCAAGGACAACTCCCAGGACAAGGAGCTTCCCATGGACATCATTGAAGATGAGGGGCCGCAGGAGGGAGGCAGCAGCCCTGCAGCCCCCGACCACGACCCCCTCCTGAAGGCCAGCACTGGCACCTTCCTGACCTTCAGCGAGGGCTCCATCACCATCCCCTTCTCAGTGTTTAACACCATCAAGCGCAAGGGCCCCTGCACCAGTGCCAGTGCCCCCCAAGGCCACGGCCTCCTGCCCCCCGGCTTGTCTAAGAAGAAGAAGCGGCTGAGGTCTCGCTTCAGCAAGTCTAGCTGTGGGCCGCCCAGAGATGAGGATTTCTGCCCTGCCATCCCGTGCCGCGGCCTGTACGTCGAGCCCTATGAGGATGTGTGGATCTGGGTGTCCATGACCGTGTGTGTGCTTTGGCTCATGTGCATGTACAAGCTGAGCCCCGGCATCTTCCAGCAACAGGCGTGA